One window of Sinorhizobium fredii NGR234 genomic DNA carries:
- a CDS encoding NAD(P)/FAD-dependent oxidoreductase, which translates to MSESFDFVIVGKGMMGAAAARHLSLAGARVALVGPDEPDDWANHRGVFSSHYDNARITRTIDNDPVWARLARRSIERYREIAEASGIEFYHEVGCLIAAPAPSGGFDYLDRVARARDRLGVEAPLIVGEDLAERFPWFCFPQGYAGLHEARGAGYVNPRALVRAQTIAAERLGAGVIREEVLSVAESAGSVKVSTTGGHRLRAGRVLVAAGGFSLSEALLPKPIDLSVKARTVLFAEISPDDLAGFDGMPSLIGAAPAQDQSYYLLPPVAYADGKHYIKIGGDPSDRILADEASVREWFRGGASAGAADHMRGLLADVMPGLKPVSTHFSPCVTAFTRHGYPYVGFVSDRIAVLTGGNGQAAKSSDEIGRLGAALLANGRLDAGEYETDFAVACRSAAPLQPR; encoded by the coding sequence ATGTCGGAAAGCTTTGATTTCGTTATCGTCGGCAAGGGCATGATGGGCGCAGCGGCGGCGCGCCACTTGAGCCTGGCGGGTGCCCGTGTCGCGCTTGTCGGGCCGGACGAGCCGGATGACTGGGCGAACCATCGCGGCGTTTTTTCCAGCCACTACGACAATGCCCGCATCACCCGCACGATCGACAACGATCCGGTTTGGGCACGCCTCGCCCGCCGGTCGATCGAGCGATACCGGGAGATCGCAGAGGCAAGCGGGATCGAATTCTACCATGAGGTCGGCTGCCTGATCGCCGCGCCGGCGCCGAGCGGTGGCTTCGACTATCTCGACAGGGTTGCCCGTGCCCGTGACAGGCTTGGGGTCGAGGCGCCGTTGATCGTCGGCGAGGATCTCGCCGAGCGCTTTCCTTGGTTTTGCTTTCCACAGGGTTATGCCGGCCTCCACGAGGCGCGCGGCGCCGGCTATGTCAATCCCCGAGCCCTGGTCCGGGCACAGACGATCGCGGCGGAGAGACTGGGTGCGGGCGTGATCCGCGAAGAGGTCCTTTCCGTCGCGGAGTCGGCCGGCTCGGTGAAGGTTTCGACTACCGGCGGACACAGGCTTCGAGCGGGGCGCGTTCTCGTGGCGGCCGGCGGCTTTTCACTTTCCGAAGCGCTGCTGCCAAAGCCGATCGATTTGTCGGTAAAGGCCCGCACGGTGCTCTTCGCAGAGATCAGCCCCGACGACCTTGCCGGGTTTGACGGCATGCCGTCGCTGATCGGCGCCGCACCCGCGCAGGACCAAAGCTACTATCTGCTGCCGCCGGTTGCCTATGCCGACGGCAAACACTACATCAAGATCGGCGGTGACCCGAGCGATCGGATCCTTGCCGACGAAGCGTCGGTTCGCGAGTGGTTCCGCGGCGGTGCGAGCGCCGGGGCGGCAGACCATATGCGTGGCTTGCTTGCCGACGTGATGCCGGGGCTCAAGCCGGTATCGACGCATTTTTCGCCATGCGTCACCGCATTCACACGGCACGGCTACCCCTATGTCGGCTTTGTCAGCGACCGCATTGCCGTGCTGACCGGCGGCAACGGCCAGGCGGCCAAGAGTTCCGACGAAATCGGCCGGCTCGGCGCGGCGCTGCTGGCGAACGGCCGGCTCGATGCCGGCGAATACGAGACCGATTTCGCCGTCGCCTGCCGATCGGCGGCACCGCTGCAGCCGCGGTAA
- a CDS encoding lytic transglycosylase domain-containing protein, giving the protein MRISFVAAAAACLGMFIAGMGTSYAGGVDKTIKTSALPTVTKTTGYPAPQFDLTRGTEYTILIQSYAKQYGVPVDLAHAIIQVESNFDASARGSAGEIGLMQIKPATARMMGYSGSAKGLYDPATNIKFGMMYLAKAQELSDGSTCGTILKYNAGHGAKRMNPVSKRYCGKVQSILN; this is encoded by the coding sequence ATGAGAATATCTTTCGTTGCTGCGGCGGCGGCATGCCTTGGCATGTTCATCGCCGGGATGGGTACGTCGTATGCAGGGGGTGTCGACAAGACCATCAAGACCTCGGCGTTGCCGACGGTGACCAAAACGACGGGTTATCCCGCACCGCAATTCGACCTCACGCGCGGTACCGAATATACGATCCTGATCCAGTCCTACGCCAAGCAATATGGCGTTCCCGTCGATCTCGCACATGCCATCATCCAGGTCGAAAGCAATTTCGATGCGAGTGCCCGGGGCAGTGCGGGTGAAATCGGTCTCATGCAGATCAAGCCGGCCACGGCACGCATGATGGGCTATTCCGGTTCAGCCAAGGGCCTCTACGATCCGGCCACCAACATCAAGTTCGGCATGATGTATCTGGCGAAGGCCCAGGAGCTCTCGGACGGTTCGACCTGCGGCACCATCCTCAAATACAATGCCGGCCATGGTGCCAAGCGCATGAATCCGGTCTCGAAGCGTTATTGCGGCAAGGTCCAGAGCATCCTCAATTAA
- a CDS encoding N-acetylmuramoyl-L-alanine amidase: MTSRACDFPGARFVPSPNHGERAGGRRPDMVLLHYTGMDTAGSALDWLCREESQVSSHYFVHEDGRIDQLVPEERRAWHAGKSFWKGEADINSCSIGIEIANAGHPGGLPDFPEAQIAAVVELCRHCGERWQITPERVLAHSDVAPIRKVDPGENFPWDVLFRHGVGHWVEPAPVGGGRFFQRGDRGQPVEALQSMLSLYGYNIEVTGDFCEATEGVVAAFQRHFRQSRVDGIADVSTIDTLHRLLSALPKFGA; this comes from the coding sequence ATGACATCGAGGGCCTGCGACTTTCCGGGGGCTCGCTTCGTGCCGTCTCCGAACCATGGCGAGCGTGCCGGCGGGCGCCGGCCGGACATGGTTCTCCTGCATTATACCGGAATGGACACGGCGGGCTCGGCGCTCGACTGGCTCTGTCGCGAGGAAAGCCAGGTATCCAGCCACTATTTCGTTCACGAGGACGGCCGGATCGACCAGCTCGTGCCGGAGGAGCGCCGCGCCTGGCATGCCGGCAAGAGCTTCTGGAAGGGCGAGGCGGACATCAACTCCTGTTCCATCGGCATTGAAATCGCCAATGCAGGACATCCCGGCGGGCTGCCGGATTTCCCCGAAGCGCAAATCGCGGCGGTCGTCGAATTGTGTCGGCACTGTGGCGAGCGCTGGCAAATCACGCCCGAAAGGGTGCTTGCACACAGCGATGTGGCGCCGATTCGCAAGGTCGATCCGGGAGAAAATTTTCCCTGGGATGTGCTATTTCGCCACGGGGTCGGCCACTGGGTCGAGCCGGCGCCCGTCGGCGGCGGCCGCTTCTTCCAGCGCGGTGACCGTGGCCAGCCGGTCGAAGCGCTCCAGTCGATGCTGTCTCTTTATGGCTACAACATTGAAGTTACGGGAGATTTCTGCGAGGCGACGGAAGGCGTGGTGGCCGCTTTCCAGCGGCATTTCCGTCAATCGCGGGTAGACGGGATCGCCGACGTTTCCACCATCGATACGCTACACCGGCTGCTCTCGGCACTGCCGAAATTCGGTGCTTAG
- a CDS encoding J domain-containing protein, producing MSFWDSLIKIVTATGNALAGVVEAVRTLFEGDPETRRKVAFSVAMIALSAKMAKADGIVNEAEVAAFRDIFKFPADQAKNVARLYNLARQDVAGYEAYAEKMASLCSSCERNCPILEDIVDGLFHIAKSDGAVHDKELAYLMRVAEIFNMDEAHFQRIMARHVHGDGRDPYQVLGVSPKDDFSDIRRRYRVLVSENHPDMLVARGVPEEFHAIANDRMAALNAAYEAIERERRAA from the coding sequence ATGTCATTCTGGGACAGCCTCATCAAGATCGTAACGGCCACCGGCAATGCGCTCGCCGGTGTGGTCGAGGCGGTCCGAACACTCTTCGAAGGAGATCCCGAGACGCGCCGCAAGGTGGCCTTCTCGGTGGCCATGATTGCCTTGTCGGCGAAGATGGCGAAGGCTGACGGCATCGTCAACGAAGCCGAGGTCGCCGCCTTCCGCGACATCTTCAAGTTCCCTGCGGACCAGGCGAAGAACGTCGCTCGGCTCTACAACCTCGCCCGCCAGGATGTGGCGGGCTACGAAGCCTATGCCGAGAAGATGGCGTCGCTCTGCTCATCCTGCGAGCGCAACTGCCCGATCCTCGAGGACATCGTCGACGGACTCTTCCATATCGCCAAGTCCGACGGCGCGGTGCACGACAAGGAACTTGCCTATCTGATGCGCGTTGCCGAAATCTTCAACATGGACGAGGCGCATTTCCAGCGCATCATGGCACGCCATGTCCATGGCGACGGTCGCGATCCCTATCAGGTTCTCGGTGTTTCTCCGAAGGATGATTTCTCCGATATCCGCAGGCGCTACCGGGTCCTCGTTTCCGAGAACCACCCGGACATGCTGGTCGCGCGTGGCGTGCCGGAGGAATTCCATGCGATCGCCAATGACCGCATGGCGGCGTTGAATGCCGCTTACGAGGCGATCGAGAGAGAACGCCGCGCCGCATGA